Within Phycisphaerales bacterium, the genomic segment GCTGACGATGGCGTTCTTTCTCGCTTTCATGGGCAAGTGGACGCGTCGCTCCGGCTGCATGACCGTCGCGGATTGGATGACCTTCCGGTTTGGGCCGGGGACCCAGGGTGCCGTCGCACGGCTGGTTGCAGCCGGGTTCAACCTGGTCTTCTTCGTGTGGGCGCTGGCGTACTTCCTGAAAGGTACGAGCGAGTTTCTCTCGGTCTACCTGCCCGTGGAGTGGGGGGGCAGTCCCGAAGGCGCCGCGATACTGCTGATGCTCTCGGTCATGGTGTACACGTCTCTTGCGGGCCTGCACGGCGTCGTGTGGACCGATGTGGTGCAGGGCGTGCTGATTTTGCTGCTTGCGCTGGTGGTGACCTGGAAGGCGGCCGTAGCAGTCGATCCTGGCACCCTCGGCGACGTGATCGATGCCGACTGGCTGCGACTCCTGCCGCCCGCGCGGATCGAACCGCCAGCGGGGTACGAAAGCTTCTCCCTGCTCGCGCTGAGCATCGGCTTCTACTTCTTCAAGACCGTGATTGACGGGTTCTCGGGCGCGGGCGGCTACATGGCACAGCGCTTCTTCGCCGCCCGTGACGAACGCGAGGCCGGGCTCATCTCACTCATCTGGATCGTGCTGATGAGTGTGCGCTGGCCCCTGATCATGGGCCTCGTGCTGCTGGGACTCACCATACCCGATCGAATCTCCAGCCCGGAGGCGGTCCTGCCGATCGTGATCCAGGAGATGATGCCCGTCGGCTTGCGCGGTCTGTTGCTTGTGGCACTACTGGGGGCTGCGATGTCGACGTACAGCTCGTTCATGAATGCCGGTTCGGCCTTCTTTGTGCGTGACATCTACCAGGCGCATCTGCGCCCGCAGGCCGGCCAGCGTGAACTCGTGGTGGCGGGATACGTGGCAACCATCGCGTTGGTGCTGTGCGGAGTCTGGTTGGCACTCGGCGCGGATCGCGTCAATGATCTTTGGAGCGTTCTCACCATGGGTGTCGGGGCAGGCCTGATCGTGCCCAACTGCATGCGCTGGTACTGGTACCGGATGAACGGCTACGGCTACGCGGCCGGGGCGGGCACCGCGATGATTGTGGCGCTCGCGATCGAGGGGCGAAACCGGGTACTGGGGGCCGCTGGGCTCACGAAGTTCTCGGAGTGGCAGACCTTCGGACTGCTGTGCGCTGCCGCGGTGCTGGCGATCATCGTTGTGTCCTTGCTCACCCGCCCGGTGGACCGTGTCGTGCTTGCGAACTTTTTCCGCACAACGCGCCCGTTCGGCTGGTGGAATCCGCAGCGCGCTGACCTGCCGCGGGACGAGGTCGCAGGGATCCAGCGCGAGAACCGGCGGGATCTCCTGGCGTTACTGCTGGCCGTGCCCTGGCAACTCGTGCTTTTCCTGCTGCCCATGGTGGCGTTGTTACGGCAGTGGCCACTCACAGCGGGTTTGGCGGCGGCACTGCTGCTCCTGAGCATCGGCCTGTACATCGTGTGGTACCGGCCATTACGGGCGTTGGCTTGACGTCTGCACAGTCGCCCCCGATGCTGCGCCCCATGTCGACGACGCCGACCTACCGCCGCAGCGCGCCTGCCAAGCTCAATCTCACGCTGCGAATCCTGGGTACGCGCCCGGACGGCTTCCACGAGCTGGAGTCGCTCGTCACCCGGATCGACCTGTGCGACACCCTCGAAGTCGTTCCGCAGGAAGACGGCCGTTACCAGTTTGAATGCGACGATCCGACCCTGCCGGCCGACGGTACAAACCTCGTATTGCGGGCGGCAAGAGCCCTCGCGCGCCACGGCGCGACGAATCATGGAGCGGACTTTCGGCTGTACAAACGCATCCCGGCCGGTGCTGGACTGGGCGGCGGGAGCTCAGATGCAGCCGCGACGCTGCTGCTGCTCAACGAGGCCTGGGGCCTGGAGTGTCTCCAGGCGGACCTGATCGAACTTGGTGCGAAGCTGGGGTCCGATGTTCCGCTCTTTTTTCACGGGCCGCGGTGCCTGGTGCGTGGACGTGGTGAGATCATTGACGAAGTGGCGGTGCCGTTGTGCGGCTGGGTAACGCTGCTGTTGCCGCCCTTGTGCTGTGCAACCCCAACGGTCTACCGCGCTTGGGATTCGCTTGCGACGAGCACCGCGCACCCGGCCGCCGACAGGGTCCTCGCGGCTTTACAGACCGCCGGGGGATCTGCGGCTGCCCTGATGCCGCTGTTGTTTAACGACCTCACGCCAGCAGCTTATGCGGCCTTCCCGGAACTGGAGCAGTGGGCAGTACGCGCCGCCGACACCGCGGGCGGCCCGGTTGGCATGAGCGGCTCGGGGGCCGCACTGTTTCGTCTATACGACACCGAGCACGAAGCGCGGGAATTCGCGGAGCGCGCGGCAGCCAACCTGGGTGTGCGCACGGAGACCGCGGCCCTGGCCATGATCTGAGCGCTGGATAGCGTGACTTTTTATACCGGGATGAACCGGTATAATGCCCGGCCCAAGAGACTTGCGTCGCCCGCAGCACCCGGTCGCACGGCTGCCCAAGCGCCGGACATCGTCGTCCGGCCCGGCCCACCACCGGCGTCTCCGGGGGATCCCCAACGAGGTTCCGCATGAGCACCCGCTTGCAGATCGGCGCCTACGCCCTCGATCTATCCGTGTACACCTGTGAGG encodes:
- a CDS encoding sodium:solute symporter; the protein is MHWIDLSILAAYFVGVFALAIGLSRRAGRNIDSYFLGDRKMRWWLLGASGMASNIDVAGTLLIVSLIYTFGLQGFLIELRGGIVLTMAFFLAFMGKWTRRSGCMTVADWMTFRFGPGTQGAVARLVAAGFNLVFFVWALAYFLKGTSEFLSVYLPVEWGGSPEGAAILLMLSVMVYTSLAGLHGVVWTDVVQGVLILLLALVVTWKAAVAVDPGTLGDVIDADWLRLLPPARIEPPAGYESFSLLALSIGFYFFKTVIDGFSGAGGYMAQRFFAARDEREAGLISLIWIVLMSVRWPLIMGLVLLGLTIPDRISSPEAVLPIVIQEMMPVGLRGLLLVALLGAAMSTYSSFMNAGSAFFVRDIYQAHLRPQAGQRELVVAGYVATIALVLCGVWLALGADRVNDLWSVLTMGVGAGLIVPNCMRWYWYRMNGYGYAAGAGTAMIVALAIEGRNRVLGAAGLTKFSEWQTFGLLCAAAVLAIIVVSLLTRPVDRVVLANFFRTTRPFGWWNPQRADLPRDEVAGIQRENRRDLLALLLAVPWQLVLFLLPMVALLRQWPLTAGLAAALLLLSIGLYIVWYRPLRALA
- the ispE gene encoding 4-(cytidine 5'-diphospho)-2-C-methyl-D-erythritol kinase — encoded protein: MSTTPTYRRSAPAKLNLTLRILGTRPDGFHELESLVTRIDLCDTLEVVPQEDGRYQFECDDPTLPADGTNLVLRAARALARHGATNHGADFRLYKRIPAGAGLGGGSSDAAATLLLLNEAWGLECLQADLIELGAKLGSDVPLFFHGPRCLVRGRGEIIDEVAVPLCGWVTLLLPPLCCATPTVYRAWDSLATSTAHPAADRVLAALQTAGGSAAALMPLLFNDLTPAAYAAFPELEQWAVRAADTAGGPVGMSGSGAALFRLYDTEHEAREFAERAAANLGVRTETAALAMI